CTCCCGCAATGGGAGCATTGAAACCCGCTGCCAAACCTGCTGCTGCCCCTGCACCTAAAAGTAGACGCTGGCGTTCTTGCGAGACTTGTAGAACGTGAGCGAGTAACACGCCAAAATTAGCTCCAATTTCGACGCTGGGACCTTCAGGACCGAGCGAAGCACCACTACCCAAAGATACAGAAGCAGCTACCATCTTGGTTACAGGCTGAAGCCGCTGCAAAATAGCATGTCGCGTGGCACTACCAGAAGCCGCAGCAATTAAAGAAGACAGCCCAGGACCGAAATCTTGCCTGCGCGTCAGCATCAATCCGACAATGAATCCGCCCAGAGTTGGAACCAGAGCAATTGTCCACGCACCCCAAGCGGAGAGCGTCCCCATCAAATTAACAAAAGCAACGTAGTGAACGAGTTCGATTAAATAGTGAAATGTCACCACACCCATACCCGTACCGCCGCCAATCAAGACCGCTAGAAGTAAGACAACGGCTTCTGGAGAAGGCTGAAAGCGATTGAGAATGTGGGCAATAGGGTTAGAAGGAGCAGCAAGCCCGCCAGATTGTGGCTGACTCACCTCAGACAGGGAACGATCGGTCATTTAGAGATAAAAAACGAAAAATAAAGTTAAATTTTTTTCACAATCTACTATTACTCATTCTCAGCGATTTTTCTGAAGCCAGACAAGTAGATAGTTGCGATCGTTTAAGAAGCTTTGCTAAGCAAGTGCGATCGCGCTCGAAAAAGAGTTATAAGAGTGCTTAAATGTAGGTTGGGAGCTAATTAGCAATCCCTAATCCGCTCGCGTTCGTCATAGGCAACCGCAAATGACAAATGACTAGAGTAAAGTGAGTAGTGAGTAGTGGCGATATGAGTTGGTAGCAACGAGAGCTGGTGGCTAGCCACTCACAAATGACAAATGACAACAAACACCATCTAGCTTGTAGCTTAACTATTTTCAGTATGCATATAAAATCAGACGATATATTGAATTAGCGTTTAAGATAGAAAAAATAAAAATTTATAGATTCACGTAATCGAACGCTCTAGGCGTGAAGAAACTCGTAAAGCCCCGAATACTCTCAAAGATAGGGGCTAATATCAGAGCGGCTGGTATATACTTCTACCAGTTTTGTCAAAAAGATTTGGCAGGAGCTGCCTATTGCCGTGGTTTGCATCCGCCAGTCCTCGTTATCTCTTGTGAACAAAAGCTAAATTTTTAGTTTGGTTCGATCGCGATCGCTTTATTAGTTGGAATTAGCAGTTTTACATTGCTTATGCCAACAATTTCTCACGCTCCCCAGGTTCGACGCATTAGGTTATCGCTGATGAACACTCACACTGGAAACCACTCTCTCACTTGCCCGATTTGTCAACGTACCGAACAGCTCAAGCCAATCAAAGGCAATCGTGGGCTTTTTACCTGTCCTAATTGTCAAGAAAAATTAGTTGTCAGTTGGAGCGGTCATTACGTGCGCGATCCCCAATGCTTAAAACAAGTTATGGTAGCGCACGCGCTGCGTCGTCAAAGCCGACCTTGGGCAAGAATCATCCGCGACCTTGGTTCGCTCAAACGTCCTGTAGCAGTCTTAACGGCGGGTAGTATCTTTTTGTTAGGGATTAGTATCTTCAGTCTAGATAGCCTCAACAAACAACAATCTCCCTGGGACAGATTGGTAGAAGATGTGAAGGAAATAGCAAATTGAGTCAGTTATCGGCGAACAGGGTGTGGGTAATTGGTAATTGGTAATTGGTAATTGGTAATTGCCCCTCTGCTCCTCTGCTCCCTGCTCGATCGCTCGTGCGCTCCCTACTCCCTTGTAACTAACATCCAGCCAGAGGCTTGACCGAGGGATTCGATCGCTGGTAGCTTTAAACGTTCTAGGGTAGGGCGATCTAGAAGTAAATATGGATGTGGTTGCTGCCACTGTTGTTGCAGTTGGTTGAAGTTACTACTAATGACGCGGCGATCGCTGTAAAAATCTAAGGAAGGACGATTATAGGCGAAGGAAGTGTAGATTTCTCGGTTTGGAGGTGTGCGAGCTTGAATGAGAGCAGCTACGGGTTTGACTTGGTAGGCTTCTGCTAGTTCCCAAACCCAGTGGCGAGAGGTGACGAAGAGTAACAGGGCAACGTACATGCCCCAAATAAGTACGGCGATAAATTGTCTATCTCCCCTCACAGCTAACCAAGCACTGAAAGTCATCGTGCCTGCTACTGCTGCCAAAATCCACTGTAGTTCCCAGTCGGGATCGGTATTCCAAGGACTGTAGTAGAAACTGGCTGCCCACGTCGCCACCGCTAGTAAAGTTAAAAATGCGATCGCGTAGCGGGGATATTTAGCTGGATAGGGTTGCTGCCAAAACTGAGCCAATTGCACTCCTACAGCCAAAGCGATCGCGGGGTAAACTGGTAAAACATACCAGGGCAGTTTAGTCCCCATTAAGGAGATTGCTAGCAAGTAACCTCCGCCCCAAACCAAGATCAGTTTTGCCCAACTCCAGTTGCGATGATTCCAGGTATAAAGCAGACCGCTAGGTAAAAAGATTAACCAGGGAAAGCAGTATTTGAGAATTTCAAGCAAATAAAACCAGGGGGGATGTTGGTGGTTTTCTACCGCTTGCCAAATCCGGCTGAGGGACTGATCGACGACAGCGCGATCGGTAAACTGATGTCCGTATTGCCACCACTGAGCAGCATACCACGCCGCTACAGGCAAGCTCCCGATCGCGATTCCACCCCATAAATACCAACTACCTAACAAGCGGGGCGTATCCCAAAAGAGAAATAACAGGGCGATCGCTCCGAGTAACAACCCTACCATACCCTTAGTCAGTCCAATCAGTCCTAAACCGATGCCTACGCCCAAGCAGTAGCGCAGATTGCGACGCGATCGCAACAAACACCAAACTGTAAATAGAAAAAAACTGACGATCGCACCATCTAGCATTGCTAGCCTGCCGTGACGTAGCACGGGTAGCATGACTAGGTAAACTAAAGCCGAGAAAATTGCTGGCTGGCGATAGTGAAAGATTTCTCGTCCAATACTGTATAAAATTGGTATACCAAGCGCGGTTAGTAATGCCCCTGGTAAACGAGATGTCCACTCATTGACTCCACCAATTGTATAGGCGAGAGCTATGAGCCAATGCATGAGGGGCGGTTTATTTAAATAAGGTTCGCCGCCTATAGTTTTTGGGTGCAGCCAGTTTGCAGGCGATCGCCATATTTCTCTTGCGACTTGCGCTACCGTACCTTCGTCCCAGTCTCGCAACGGTAAGTCACCCAAGTTTTTAGTATATAGAAGTAGTGCTGCCAAGAGCAGTCCCCCAATCCATAACCAATCGGCTCGGCTATGCAGCTGAGATTTCCAATGCTTAGCATTATCCCCAGTCAAAATCCAACGACGCATCTAAGTTTTAATACTCAAGGCTAGGTGTCGAGTAGTGAATTAACGTTCCACTTTGTAGCTGTTTGGCTTGTCTCAGGTGTCAGCAGGGAACGAGTACAATTTACCACTTCTTTCTATTCTTGCCACAATGACGCGATCGCCCAAATTTTGAAACTATCCTAGATGCTCCACGGGCTGCACTGACAAGGCGATCGCTTACCATTCTTGATATAGCTTTTGGGCGTTAAACATAATTTCTTCGTTTGGCAAGCGAATTTTTGGTTTTTGCCTGGGATATAAATTCTCGATTGTTTCTGTATCCTGCCGAATCACTTCATCTACTGCTTTGAGTAGCGAATTCTTTAACAAGGTTTTTAAAACTAAATTCTGAATCTTGGCAAAAACTAAAACAAATGTCTTAGTACGATTTTCTGTTTCAGGATATAAAGAATGAATTTGAATGAATTGACCAGCAGGAATTGAAGCAACAAATGAGGTTAAACAAGGAAAGGAATATTCAAATTGATTGACAAAGATTTTAGGAACAGTGAGTAAAACTGGATTACTAGCAATCTCTCCTAGCGTGTTACTGTCTCTAGTAACTTTCTGGAGGAGTTTTGTACTGTAGCCATTCTCCTGGTATTCATCGACCTCAATCGCTTTAATTCTAAATATTTCTCGATGCGTGCCATTTTGGTGATTGTAGTCGTAATTAATTAATAGATTGCTTAAAAAATCACCTTGAATGCTTTTACTTCCAGCAATCCCAACAAATTCAAAACCAGGGGTAATTCTTTCAATTAAGTCGGGAATGGGAATTTTTGGTTCGCATCCTCCATACGTCCAGATATTATCGCCGATCGCAGTCAAATCTAATTTTTCTAACAATGGTTGAGTTACTGTTTCCGCTCGATATAAGCGTCCTTGCGTGTCAAATTCTAAAGCGTGAAACGGACAAGTAATGGTATCTCGCTCTCGACAAATCCAGCCATCGGAGAGAGGGGCTTGCATATGAGGGCAAACATTATCTAAGCCGAAGACTTCACCTTGTTGATTTTGCCACAGTACGTAATCTCGACCGTTAAGAGTAATTTTATGGGGTTTATTAACTCCCAACATCGAGCGATGAGCAATCAACCAAGGCGCACCAGGGAGAATAGGATGCATAGACTGACCTACAAATTGACCTAAAATATATGACGGTTTATTCGTATTTTTTCAAAATATGACGAATCGTTCGTGTTTGTCAAGCAAGGGTGGTGAGTCACCTACAAAATCTATGCGTCGTTCACCGAAGCAACAACGAGGTAAGCAAAGGGTAGAAAAAATTTTGGATGCTGCGGCTGAGGTATTTGCTGAGGTAGGTTATGATGCCGCTACAACCCATGCGATCGCAACACGGGCAAATACAGCCGT
This window of the Chroococcidiopsis thermalis PCC 7203 genome carries:
- a CDS encoding ArnT family glycosyltransferase; the protein is MRRWILTGDNAKHWKSQLHSRADWLWIGGLLLAALLLYTKNLGDLPLRDWDEGTVAQVAREIWRSPANWLHPKTIGGEPYLNKPPLMHWLIALAYTIGGVNEWTSRLPGALLTALGIPILYSIGREIFHYRQPAIFSALVYLVMLPVLRHGRLAMLDGAIVSFFLFTVWCLLRSRRNLRYCLGVGIGLGLIGLTKGMVGLLLGAIALLFLFWDTPRLLGSWYLWGGIAIGSLPVAAWYAAQWWQYGHQFTDRAVVDQSLSRIWQAVENHQHPPWFYLLEILKYCFPWLIFLPSGLLYTWNHRNWSWAKLILVWGGGYLLAISLMGTKLPWYVLPVYPAIALAVGVQLAQFWQQPYPAKYPRYAIAFLTLLAVATWAASFYYSPWNTDPDWELQWILAAVAGTMTFSAWLAVRGDRQFIAVLIWGMYVALLLFVTSRHWVWELAEAYQVKPVAALIQARTPPNREIYTSFAYNRPSLDFYSDRRVISSNFNQLQQQWQQPHPYLLLDRPTLERLKLPAIESLGQASGWMLVTRE
- a CDS encoding Rieske 2Fe-2S domain-containing protein; translation: MHPILPGAPWLIAHRSMLGVNKPHKITLNGRDYVLWQNQQGEVFGLDNVCPHMQAPLSDGWICRERDTITCPFHALEFDTQGRLYRAETVTQPLLEKLDLTAIGDNIWTYGGCEPKIPIPDLIERITPGFEFVGIAGSKSIQGDFLSNLLINYDYNHQNGTHREIFRIKAIEVDEYQENGYSTKLLQKVTRDSNTLGEIASNPVLLTVPKIFVNQFEYSFPCLTSFVASIPAGQFIQIHSLYPETENRTKTFVLVFAKIQNLVLKTLLKNSLLKAVDEVIRQDTETIENLYPRQKPKIRLPNEEIMFNAQKLYQEW